In the Hordeum vulgare subsp. vulgare chromosome 7H, MorexV3_pseudomolecules_assembly, whole genome shotgun sequence genome, one interval contains:
- the LOC123407981 gene encoding coatomer subunit beta'-2-like codes for MVGSGGQTWTPYDEDGGQRRPGRVGGTLLIAIGNEKGLVLVDIDLEDRKYGGVQSTKGLARLEIGLKGKKDRSAENTAAVMGSKEDTGQMIEEFIFAISHFSNITFDIYLIAVSLVKFIAREQWILAGFTSGLLCVYNCDSQSRIHVLHEHSTSIKSLAIHGTKPYVLSASCDGKILLWDYGKDWQLIKTFDANSCLDKCDTVQQVAFNPKDTDMFASAQGNTVKFWNLHSGECKHILSGHSDSVMCLDYFSLGQKLYLITGSQDKTAKIWDCETQRCVHSLKGHMDVVNIAFCHRDLPILITGSWDGSVRLWDSTTFR; via the exons ATGGTGGGCAGCGGCGGCCAGACCTGGACCCCTTATGACGAGGATGGCGGGCAGCGGCGGCCGGGGCGTGTCGGGGGGACTCTGCT GATCGCGATCGGAAATGAAAAAGGATTAGTACTGGTAGATATAGACCTGGAGGACAGGAAATATGGTGGTGTGCAGAGCACCAAAGGATTAGCACGGTTGGAAATAGGCCTGAAGGGCAAGAAGGATCGCAGTGCAGAGAACACCGCCGCTGTCATGGGTTCCAAGGAAGACACAGGTCAAATGATTGAAGAG tttatttttgccatctCACATTTCAGCAATATAACATTTGATATCTATCTCATTGCAGTTAGTTTGGTTAAATTTATAGCCCGTGAGCAATGGATTTTGGCTGGTTTTACTAGTGGACTACTCTGCGTGTATAATTGTGATTCACAAAGTAGAATCCACGTTCTACATGAACACTCAACATCTATCAAGTCTTTGGCTATCCATGGAACTAAGCCCTATGTGCTATCAGCATCCTGTGATGGTAAAATTTTGCTATGGGACTATGGAAAAGACTGGCAATTGATAAAAACATTTGATGCCAATAGTTGTCTTGATAAATGCGATACTGTGCAGCAAGTTGCGTTTAACCCGAAGGACACTGATATGTTTGCCAGTGCCCAGGGCAATACAGTAAAG TTTTGGAATCTGCATTCGGGTGAATGTAAGCACATATTGTCTGGCCATTCAGATTCAGTGATGTGTTTGGATTACTTCAGTCTGGGTCAGAAGCTATACTTGATCACCGGTTCACAAGACAAAACTGCTAAG ATCTGGGACTGTGAGACACAGAGGTGTGTTCATTCACTGAAAGGGCACATGGATGTTGTTAACATTGCGTTTTGCCATCGGGATCTTCCAATACTCATTACAGGTTCATGGGACGGGTCAGTTCGTTTATGGGACTCCACCACCTTCCGGTAA